Proteins encoded together in one Pseudomonas arsenicoxydans window:
- a CDS encoding tetratricopeptide repeat protein, with the protein MVSSSASNSSVTKSRRLLNPWALAVVAVAVGGLLWLTFQREEVFQPDGREPDAVSANYAELLLAAHPDDDRLRLQLVDLLIRLGDYAKARQHLESWPKPAPELQAYYRLELDALEAAKANDPVAQKALVERLQSFDHRMLALPQLQSLAKLALTLQAPAFAASVYEEIADRDPAQRTDSLKSAAQWYLAGEQPGRAADIYLLLKQDSQAPSERREYAQLAFNSLLAAGRGDQASRVLAEELDQLKDPQTDSAWLEQGVDVAVGSKRFDLAQRFLDQWRVLQPDNPQILRKEFSMRLALGDLPGAWESGQQLVAEHPDDQALLEQMAHLGEWRGDTPAALDYWTRLLKLHEDPQTREHAWRLASQQYDFDHAIPLLAEIMEQRALTDVELDALIYGHESRGTPAQAEAWLHAYLRKYPAHRLAWTRLLQNLESTGQFAAKVEVYKNYSKRFALTTTERVDWANTDLKLFDNQAAWDVLQVDNRKITDDSYWRLRAALAWDLELDNELQDSLERLLAIKGSLNSGDESQLITRYRTSDPKRALTMMVGSWNRAHDPLRLVEALQQAQEMQDWPQVVALLKDAEQYPEANDQAQVLAVRGALAVQQGNVDEAQRLYLSGLSRFPEENLFRERLMWLYIDQGNTTALKPLLTEWKPQARQDRILWLPFASASQMLGRDTEALAWYRMYLKTAPQDWLVRAAYADALENAGYQDAAQRLRLKLLRSPEGENIQPSSQRYAIWLRLMASSYSPGKAQQEVAKWKDGSPAMLQLWFERLLARLDATNQESQKDQWLEWARSQGLKVQRYEEIQQALRSRNKAQVETLLASSDLNPAQRAQALSRLGRFDEALDLSQSALGDDQPAAVRDQLRRQAVELQELTPQGAQLSWHQQDFGGLEYSAPRLQIAHNLGAQWYANLELENGTYNSNQLIETRMGDEHNAALTLQRSVEDGSYKLFADTSQRKDDDRNGLGLSRTWQLSVSDQVETGLDWHRKSEDSGLMRAFGQHDSVWVGGRHGLSARDQISWEVAQKSFSTRAGDSLGNGQELKMEYNHTLEFAGPSWTVRSGIDYQHNNVKDRTLDYLSSDNGGPVKNVDNSDDPSVVTADDLLQSRYGQLYVGSSWRRGLPGALVRTRPQYTWLVDVTAGWQWLDQTFNYGINTGLGVEVLGGDELALTVGYQSAPQGGNGQAGGTLGVSYGVRFGR; encoded by the coding sequence ATGGTCAGCTCTTCTGCATCTAACTCCTCAGTAACCAAAAGCAGGCGCCTGCTCAATCCTTGGGCATTGGCGGTGGTGGCGGTGGCCGTGGGCGGCTTGCTGTGGCTGACGTTCCAGCGCGAAGAAGTGTTCCAGCCGGACGGCCGCGAGCCGGATGCGGTCTCGGCCAACTACGCCGAACTGCTGCTGGCGGCGCACCCGGACGACGACCGCCTGCGCTTGCAACTGGTCGATCTGTTGATTCGTCTTGGCGACTACGCCAAGGCGCGCCAGCACCTTGAGAGCTGGCCGAAACCGGCACCTGAGTTGCAGGCTTATTACCGGCTGGAGCTGGATGCGCTGGAGGCGGCGAAAGCCAATGATCCGGTCGCGCAGAAAGCCTTGGTCGAACGCCTGCAAAGCTTTGATCACCGGATGTTGGCACTCCCGCAATTGCAGAGTCTGGCCAAGTTGGCCCTGACGCTACAGGCCCCGGCGTTCGCTGCCAGCGTCTACGAAGAAATTGCCGATCGCGATCCGGCCCAGCGTACTGATTCGCTCAAGTCTGCTGCGCAGTGGTATCTGGCCGGTGAGCAACCGGGTCGCGCCGCCGACATTTACCTGCTGCTCAAGCAAGACAGCCAGGCGCCGTCCGAACGTCGTGAATACGCCCAACTGGCGTTCAACAGCTTGTTGGCGGCCGGTCGTGGTGACCAAGCCTCGCGCGTACTGGCTGAGGAGCTGGACCAGCTCAAGGATCCGCAAACTGATTCGGCATGGCTGGAGCAGGGCGTCGACGTTGCCGTCGGCAGCAAACGCTTCGATCTGGCCCAGCGTTTTCTAGATCAGTGGCGCGTTCTGCAACCGGATAACCCGCAAATCCTGCGCAAGGAATTCAGCATGCGCCTGGCCCTCGGCGATTTGCCCGGTGCCTGGGAAAGTGGTCAGCAGCTGGTAGCTGAGCATCCGGATGACCAGGCGTTGCTTGAGCAAATGGCGCACCTGGGCGAATGGCGCGGCGACACCCCAGCCGCCCTGGACTACTGGACTCGTTTGCTGAAGCTGCACGAAGATCCGCAAACCCGCGAGCACGCCTGGCGATTGGCGAGCCAGCAGTACGACTTCGATCATGCGATCCCCTTACTCGCCGAGATCATGGAGCAGCGTGCGCTGACCGACGTCGAGCTCGATGCGCTGATCTACGGCCACGAATCGCGCGGCACACCGGCCCAGGCCGAAGCCTGGTTGCACGCTTACCTGCGCAAATACCCAGCCCATCGCCTGGCCTGGACGCGGTTGCTGCAAAACCTCGAAAGCACCGGGCAATTCGCCGCAAAGGTCGAGGTCTACAAGAACTACTCGAAACGTTTTGCACTGACCACGACCGAGCGCGTCGATTGGGCCAACACCGACCTGAAGCTGTTTGATAATCAGGCGGCGTGGGACGTGTTGCAGGTCGATAACCGCAAGATCACCGATGACAGTTACTGGCGCTTGCGCGCAGCCCTGGCCTGGGACCTGGAACTCGACAATGAGCTGCAGGACTCCCTGGAAAGATTGCTCGCGATCAAGGGTTCGCTCAACAGTGGCGACGAGAGTCAGCTGATCACGCGGTATCGCACCAGCGATCCGAAACGCGCCCTGACCATGATGGTCGGCAGCTGGAACCGTGCGCATGATCCGCTGCGTCTGGTCGAAGCCTTGCAGCAAGCGCAAGAAATGCAGGACTGGCCGCAAGTGGTCGCCTTGCTCAAAGACGCCGAGCAATACCCCGAAGCCAACGATCAAGCGCAAGTGCTGGCGGTACGCGGTGCGTTGGCGGTGCAGCAGGGCAACGTCGATGAGGCGCAGCGTTTGTACCTCTCGGGCTTGTCACGTTTCCCGGAGGAAAACCTGTTCCGCGAACGCCTGATGTGGCTGTACATCGATCAGGGCAACACCACCGCGCTCAAGCCGTTGCTGACTGAATGGAAGCCGCAGGCACGTCAGGATCGAATCCTCTGGCTGCCGTTCGCCAGTGCCAGTCAAATGCTCGGTCGCGATACCGAAGCCTTGGCCTGGTATCGCATGTACCTCAAGACCGCCCCGCAGGATTGGCTGGTCCGCGCGGCCTATGCCGATGCGCTGGAAAACGCCGGCTATCAGGATGCCGCACAACGGTTGCGCCTCAAGCTGCTGCGCAGTCCCGAGGGCGAAAACATTCAACCTTCGTCCCAACGCTATGCGATCTGGTTGCGCTTGATGGCCAGCAGTTATTCGCCGGGCAAGGCGCAGCAGGAAGTGGCGAAGTGGAAAGACGGCTCGCCGGCGATGCTGCAATTGTGGTTCGAGCGGTTGCTGGCGCGTCTCGATGCGACCAACCAGGAATCGCAGAAAGACCAATGGCTGGAGTGGGCGCGTAGCCAGGGCTTGAAAGTCCAGCGTTACGAAGAGATTCAGCAAGCCCTGCGCAGCCGCAACAAGGCACAGGTCGAAACGCTGCTGGCCAGCAGCGACCTGAACCCGGCGCAACGCGCTCAGGCACTGAGTCGCCTCGGTCGGTTCGACGAAGCCCTCGACCTCAGTCAGTCCGCGCTGGGTGACGATCAGCCGGCGGCTGTGCGTGACCAACTGCGCCGTCAGGCTGTTGAGCTTCAGGAACTGACACCACAAGGCGCGCAACTGTCCTGGCATCAACAGGATTTCGGTGGCCTGGAATACAGCGCGCCGCGTCTGCAGATTGCGCACAACCTGGGTGCTCAGTGGTACGCCAATCTTGAGCTGGAGAACGGCACTTACAACAGCAACCAGTTGATCGAAACGCGCATGGGCGATGAGCACAACGCTGCGCTGACCCTGCAACGTTCGGTCGAGGATGGCAGCTACAAACTGTTCGCCGACACCAGTCAGCGCAAGGACGACGACCGCAATGGCCTGGGCCTGTCCCGGACCTGGCAGTTGAGCGTCAGTGACCAGGTCGAGACCGGTCTGGACTGGCATCGAAAAAGCGAAGACAGCGGCCTGATGCGCGCTTTCGGCCAGCACGACAGCGTGTGGGTCGGCGGCCGTCACGGGCTCTCGGCGCGGGATCAGATCAGTTGGGAAGTGGCACAGAAATCGTTCTCCACCCGTGCGGGCGATTCCCTGGGCAACGGCCAGGAACTGAAGATGGAATACAACCACACGCTGGAATTCGCCGGGCCCAGCTGGACCGTGCGCAGCGGTATCGATTATCAGCACAACAACGTCAAGGACCGCACCCTGGATTACCTGTCCAGTGACAACGGCGGCCCGGTGAAAAACGTTGATAACTCGGACGATCCCTCCGTCGTGACGGCTGACGATCTGCTGCAAAGCCGTTACGGCCAGCTGTACGTCGGCAGCTCATGGCGTCGCGGTTTGCCGGGCGCCCTGGTGCGCACTCGCCCGCAATACACCTGGCTGGTGGACGTGACGGCAGGCTGGCAATGGCTGGATCAAACCTTCAACTACGGCATCAACACCGGGCTCGGCGTCGAAGTACTGGGCGGTGACGAATTGGCCCTTACCGTCGGCTACCAATCCGCGCCACAAGGCGGGAACGGTCAGGCGGGCGGAACACTGGGTGTGAGCTACGGCGTGCGATTCGGACGCTGA
- the pelF gene encoding GT4 family glycosyltransferase PelF, whose product MMHKEQAPVADICLLLEGTWPYVRGGVSSWIHQMILGLPELTFSVMFIGGQRHAYPSRRYEVPANVLHIEEVFLEDATHPTNTLGDPREADSQQLQDLYRFLHHPDAPDPALGERLLDCIAQGRMTLDDVLRSRASWESLSEGYRQHCADPSFVNYFWTLRAMQSPLLMLAEAAQRMPKARVLHSISTGYAGFLGCILKQRWNCTYLLSEHGIYTKERKIDLAQASWIAESSGQALNRSLDAGSGYIRTLWVRFFERIGQLTYNSADNIIALYDGNRQRQIKDGAIPARTQVIPNGIDLPVWTAALESRAHGIAPVVGLIGRVVPIKDVKTFLRAMRGVISAMPHAEGWIVGPEEEDPEYVSECRSLMASLGLEGKVHFLGFQRIQDILPKLGLMVLTSISEAQPLVILEAWAAGTPVVSSDVGSCRELIEGGSAEDRDLGHAGKVVAIADPQATSTAILELLRSPRRWQAAQASGLLRVTRYYTEALMLQRYRDLYQAAMENS is encoded by the coding sequence ATGATGCACAAGGAACAGGCACCGGTTGCCGACATCTGTCTGCTGCTCGAAGGCACCTGGCCTTACGTGCGCGGCGGCGTTTCCAGCTGGATTCACCAGATGATTCTCGGCCTGCCGGAACTGACCTTTTCGGTGATGTTCATCGGCGGCCAGCGTCACGCGTATCCGTCCCGGCGCTACGAAGTGCCGGCCAACGTGCTGCACATCGAAGAAGTGTTCCTCGAAGACGCGACGCATCCGACCAACACGCTGGGCGATCCGCGTGAGGCTGACTCGCAGCAATTGCAGGATTTGTATCGCTTCCTGCATCACCCGGACGCGCCAGACCCGGCGCTGGGCGAACGCTTGCTCGATTGCATCGCCCAGGGCCGCATGACCCTCGACGACGTGCTGCGCAGCCGTGCCAGTTGGGAGTCGCTGAGCGAAGGCTATCGCCAGCATTGCGCCGACCCTTCGTTCGTCAATTATTTCTGGACCCTGCGCGCGATGCAGTCGCCGTTGCTGATGCTCGCCGAAGCCGCGCAACGGATGCCGAAAGCGCGGGTGCTGCACTCGATTTCCACCGGGTATGCGGGCTTCCTCGGCTGCATTCTCAAGCAGCGCTGGAACTGCACCTATTTGCTCAGCGAGCACGGGATCTACACCAAGGAACGCAAGATCGACCTGGCCCAGGCCAGCTGGATCGCCGAGAGTTCCGGCCAGGCGCTGAACCGCAGCCTCGATGCCGGCTCGGGTTACATCCGAACCTTGTGGGTGCGTTTCTTCGAACGCATTGGCCAGCTGACGTACAACAGCGCCGACAACATCATCGCGCTCTACGACGGCAACCGTCAGCGGCAAATCAAGGACGGCGCCATCCCCGCCCGCACCCAAGTCATTCCGAACGGCATCGACCTGCCGGTATGGACTGCAGCGCTGGAATCACGCGCCCACGGCATTGCGCCTGTGGTCGGCCTGATTGGCCGTGTGGTGCCGATCAAGGACGTCAAAACCTTTCTGCGGGCGATGCGCGGCGTGATCAGCGCCATGCCGCACGCCGAAGGCTGGATCGTCGGCCCGGAAGAAGAAGACCCGGAATACGTCAGCGAATGCCGCAGCCTGATGGCCAGTCTGGGCCTGGAGGGCAAGGTGCATTTCCTTGGCTTCCAGCGCATCCAGGACATCCTGCCCAAACTCGGGCTGATGGTGCTGACTTCGATCAGTGAAGCGCAGCCGCTGGTGATCCTCGAAGCCTGGGCCGCCGGTACGCCGGTGGTCAGCAGCGACGTCGGTTCGTGCCGCGAGCTGATCGAAGGCGGCAGCGCCGAAGACCGTGACCTGGGGCACGCCGGCAAAGTAGTGGCGATTGCCGATCCACAAGCCACCAGCACCGCGATCCTTGAACTGTTGCGCAGCCCGCGACGCTGGCAGGCCGCCCAGGCCAGCGGCTTGTTGCGGGTTACCCGTTATTACACCGAAGCCTTGATGCTGCAGCGTTACCGCGATCTGTATCAAGCCGCCATGGAGAACAGCTAA
- the pelG gene encoding exopolysaccharide Pel transporter PelG yields the protein MAGIGFELRKILSRDSYTATLHAYVYAGLISSGPWVLSIISIGLLLPNALVGQFLVTVTYLMATSLILTGGLQLFFTRFVSDRLFEHKYDQILPNLLGVLLLVTLGAGVLGIIVLGLLFDQPLIYRVLVLANFVVLCNLWLVIIFLSGMKAYNRILLVMLVGYTLMVASAYLLSFLQMPGLLLALLIGHSTLLFLFLYDILREYRAEKLIAFDFLDRRNVFLSLLATGFFYNLGIWIDKFLFWFNPGTSNEIVGPLRASILYDLPIFLAYLAIIPGMAVFLVRIETDFAEWYDRLFRAIREGETLQHIGQLKTEMTLSIRQGLLEICKVQGLTAVLLFLFAPRLLEWLGISSYYLPLFYIDLIGVSIQVVFMALLNVFFYLDKRTVVLELCVLFAVLNAMLTLFSMYLGPSFFGYGFTLSLLICVLLGLHRLSTALEDLEYDTFMLSR from the coding sequence ATGGCCGGTATTGGCTTTGAACTGCGAAAAATCCTTTCGCGCGATTCCTACACCGCAACGTTGCACGCCTACGTCTACGCCGGGCTGATCAGTTCCGGCCCTTGGGTGTTGTCGATCATCAGCATCGGCTTGCTGCTGCCGAATGCGCTGGTCGGGCAATTCCTGGTGACGGTGACGTACTTGATGGCCACCTCGTTGATCCTGACGGGTGGCTTGCAGTTGTTCTTCACCCGCTTCGTGTCCGACCGCTTGTTCGAGCACAAGTACGACCAGATCCTGCCCAACCTGTTGGGCGTGTTGTTGCTGGTCACCTTGGGCGCCGGGGTTCTGGGAATTATCGTGCTGGGCCTGTTGTTCGATCAGCCGCTGATCTACCGCGTGCTGGTGCTGGCCAACTTCGTGGTGCTGTGCAACTTGTGGCTGGTGATCATCTTCCTCTCGGGGATGAAGGCCTATAACCGCATCCTGCTGGTGATGCTGGTGGGTTACACGCTGATGGTCGCAAGCGCCTACCTGCTGAGCTTCCTGCAGATGCCGGGTTTGCTGCTGGCGTTGTTGATCGGGCACAGCACGCTGCTGTTCCTGTTCCTCTACGACATCCTGCGCGAGTACCGCGCCGAAAAACTGATCGCCTTTGATTTCCTCGACCGGCGCAACGTTTTCCTCAGCCTGTTGGCCACTGGTTTCTTCTACAACCTGGGCATCTGGATCGACAAATTCCTGTTCTGGTTCAACCCCGGCACCTCCAACGAAATCGTCGGCCCGCTGCGCGCCTCGATCCTTTACGACCTGCCGATCTTCCTCGCGTACCTGGCGATCATCCCCGGCATGGCGGTGTTCCTGGTGCGCATCGAGACCGATTTTGCCGAATGGTATGACCGTCTGTTCCGGGCGATCCGCGAAGGCGAAACCCTGCAACACATCGGCCAGCTGAAAACCGAAATGACCTTGTCGATCCGTCAGGGCTTGCTGGAAATCTGCAAGGTGCAAGGGCTGACAGCGGTGCTGTTGTTCCTGTTCGCTCCACGCCTTCTGGAATGGCTGGGCATCTCCAGTTATTACCTGCCGCTGTTTTATATCGACCTGATCGGTGTGAGCATCCAGGTGGTGTTCATGGCCTTGCTCAACGTGTTCTTCTACCTCGACAAACGCACCGTGGTGCTCGAACTGTGCGTGCTGTTTGCGGTGTTGAACGCAATGTTGACGCTGTTCAGCATGTACCTGGGGCCAAGCTTCTTCGGGTACGGGTTTACGCTGTCGTTGCTGATTTGTGTATTGCTGGGTTTACACAGGCTTTCAACGGCGCTGGAGGATCTGGAGTACGACACGTTTATGCTGTCTCGCTGA
- a CDS encoding PelD GGDEF domain-containing protein produces MNSPHMDYSLAPRASGPVSWLETLLVTGAAIGLGLWLTPQDPLQMHSGFPWPVLAPLLLGVRYGFVRGLLSASLLVMALFALRYIGHEAYAQLDPSFIVGVLVSGMLVGEVRDLWERRLQRLQMANDYRQYRLDEFTRAHQILRVSHDLLEQRVAGSDQSLRSSLLGLRDKLRVMPDEGDALAALADPIVAMLGQYGALRVAGLYRVDEREENVLPEALATIGIMGPLGTEDGLVKLCLERGELVSVRQELIDAGSSAQFSSLQACIPLIDAEGRLLAILAVRQMPFFAFQDRTLSLLALLAGHIADLLRRDPQVLQLADADAQQFTLQLKRSLVDVEQHKLAAGLFAFEMTRPNDELSRLFERSQRGLDLQLPLRNNRDHQLLLVLLPLTSPQGTEGYLARMNLMLHEHFGIESSLESLGVRVLPFNLEPGCERNGLRNFLFNECGLNDQQVAV; encoded by the coding sequence ATGAATTCTCCCCACATGGATTACAGCCTCGCGCCGCGTGCCAGCGGCCCGGTGTCTTGGCTGGAAACGCTTTTGGTGACGGGCGCGGCCATCGGCCTGGGCTTGTGGCTGACCCCGCAAGACCCGCTGCAGATGCACAGCGGTTTCCCTTGGCCGGTGCTGGCGCCGCTGCTGTTGGGCGTGCGTTATGGATTTGTTCGCGGCCTGCTCAGCGCCAGCCTGCTGGTGATGGCGTTGTTCGCACTGCGCTACATCGGGCATGAAGCCTACGCACAACTTGATCCGTCCTTCATTGTCGGCGTACTGGTCAGCGGCATGCTGGTGGGCGAGGTTCGCGATCTGTGGGAACGGCGCTTGCAGCGCCTGCAGATGGCCAACGATTACCGCCAATATCGTCTCGACGAGTTCACTCGCGCGCACCAGATTTTGCGGGTCTCCCACGATCTGCTGGAACAGCGTGTGGCGGGCAGCGATCAAAGCTTGCGCAGCTCCTTGCTGGGTTTGCGCGACAAGCTGCGAGTGATGCCGGACGAAGGTGATGCACTGGCCGCGCTGGCCGATCCGATCGTCGCCATGCTGGGCCAATACGGCGCGCTGCGCGTGGCCGGGTTGTATCGCGTGGACGAGCGCGAAGAAAACGTATTGCCCGAGGCGCTGGCGACGATTGGCATCATGGGCCCGTTGGGCACCGAAGACGGTCTGGTCAAGCTGTGCCTGGAACGTGGCGAACTGGTCAGCGTGCGTCAGGAACTGATTGATGCCGGCAGCTCGGCACAGTTCTCGTCGTTGCAGGCCTGCATTCCGCTGATCGATGCCGAAGGTCGTTTGCTGGCGATCCTGGCGGTTCGGCAGATGCCGTTCTTCGCCTTCCAGGATCGCACGCTGAGCCTGTTGGCGTTGCTCGCCGGACACATCGCCGACCTGCTGCGCCGCGACCCGCAAGTGCTGCAACTGGCCGACGCCGATGCACAGCAGTTCACGTTGCAGCTCAAGCGTTCGCTGGTCGATGTCGAGCAGCACAAATTGGCGGCAGGTTTGTTTGCCTTCGAAATGACCCGTCCCAATGACGAGCTGTCGCGTCTGTTCGAACGCAGCCAGCGTGGCCTCGATCTGCAATTGCCGCTGCGTAACAACCGCGATCATCAGCTGTTGCTGGTGCTGCTGCCGTTGACCAGTCCGCAAGGCACCGAAGGCTATCTGGCGCGGATGAACCTGATGCTGCACGAACACTTTGGCATTGAAAGCAGCCTGGAAAGCCTTGGCGTACGCGTGCTGCCGTTCAACCTGGAGCCTGGCTGTGAACGCAACGGGCTGCGTAATTTCCTGTTCAACGAGTGTGGCTTGAATGATCAGCAAGTGGCTGTTTAG
- a CDS encoding organic hydroperoxide resistance protein, translating to MSAALETVLYTAKTHAVGGRTGTGRSSDGELDVKFSSPGSGKPGTNPEQLFALGYSACFIGAIQVAAGKMKIKLPEDTSVDAEVDLGKTGSGDFQLAVRLNVNFPGLEVGVKRELADAAHQLCPYSRMIRGHVSVDLKVL from the coding sequence ATGAGTGCTGCATTGGAAACGGTTTTATACACCGCGAAAACCCATGCCGTCGGCGGCCGCACGGGCACTGGCAGGTCCAGCGACGGCGAGTTGGACGTTAAATTCAGCTCACCCGGTTCGGGCAAACCCGGCACCAATCCGGAGCAACTGTTTGCGCTGGGTTATTCGGCCTGCTTCATCGGCGCGATACAGGTCGCAGCAGGCAAAATGAAAATCAAATTGCCGGAAGACACGTCGGTGGATGCCGAGGTGGATCTGGGTAAAACCGGCAGCGGGGACTTTCAGCTGGCGGTCCGGTTGAACGTCAACTTTCCCGGGTTGGAAGTGGGGGTGAAGCGGGAATTGGCTGACGCGGCGCATCAGCTCTGCCCCTATTCGCGGATGATACGCGGGCATGTGTCGGTGGATTTGAAAGTGCTGTAA
- a CDS encoding transporter encodes MISKWLFSGALLLEAGSWASLWVAAPELQQLLVFTLSHGLACVMLCAAVWLLLPARYRSPLPWSPLFIFSLAFFVPVLGAVGVVAAIFPALYLPRKRDKQAWQAVGIPKLPYRAKLQLHSPIFADGGLQDVLRHAPDPDQRLAALLATRRMPGKEAVPILKLALADPSDDVRLLAYSMLDKQESDINLHIQIALGELVDATAKAAGALHGRLARWYWELAYLGLAQGSVLDHVLAQASEHAELGLAAGEGGELFLLAGRIALERGDVERAEVLLSLAQENGLGAAQVLPFRAELAFESGRYHEIPGLLARLPEETRQRPPFAALVRSWT; translated from the coding sequence ATGATCAGCAAGTGGCTGTTTAGCGGAGCCTTGTTGTTAGAGGCGGGCAGTTGGGCCAGTTTGTGGGTCGCGGCGCCCGAGTTACAACAATTGCTGGTGTTCACCCTCAGTCATGGCCTGGCGTGCGTAATGTTGTGCGCGGCCGTGTGGCTGTTGCTGCCGGCGCGCTACCGTTCGCCGCTGCCGTGGAGCCCGCTGTTTATCTTCAGCCTGGCGTTCTTCGTGCCGGTGCTCGGTGCGGTCGGCGTGGTAGCGGCGATCTTCCCGGCGCTGTACCTGCCGCGCAAACGCGACAAGCAAGCGTGGCAAGCGGTGGGCATCCCGAAACTGCCGTACCGGGCTAAGTTGCAACTGCACTCGCCGATTTTTGCCGACGGCGGTTTGCAGGACGTTCTGCGTCATGCGCCCGATCCGGATCAGCGTCTTGCCGCCCTGTTGGCGACTCGTCGCATGCCTGGCAAAGAAGCCGTGCCGATTCTCAAACTGGCTCTGGCTGACCCGAGCGACGATGTGCGGCTGCTGGCTTATTCGATGCTCGACAAACAGGAAAGCGACATCAACCTGCACATCCAGATCGCCCTCGGCGAACTGGTCGACGCCACTGCCAAAGCGGCGGGTGCGCTGCACGGCAGGCTGGCGCGCTGGTATTGGGAGCTGGCGTATCTGGGCCTGGCGCAAGGCAGCGTGCTTGACCACGTACTCGCCCAGGCCAGCGAACATGCCGAGCTTGGCCTGGCAGCGGGCGAGGGCGGCGAGCTGTTCTTGCTGGCCGGTCGCATCGCGCTTGAGCGCGGCGATGTCGAGCGCGCCGAAGTGCTGTTGAGTCTGGCCCAGGAAAACGGTCTGGGCGCGGCACAAGTACTGCCGTTTCGTGCCGAGCTGGCGTTCGAGTCCGGTCGTTACCACGAAATTCCCGGCTTGCTCGCACGCCTTCCCGAGGAAACCCGTCAGCGGCCACCGTTCGCCGCATTGGTCAGGAGCTGGACATGA
- a CDS encoding enoyl-CoA hydratase/isomerase family protein: protein MRLQLFNAAIIVASMAATGSSLAGEASAASASQSDKTQSTHAAKQEIKLTRVTPEYWRVTFHNPPYNIYGPETMPQLNEVVTAIETDPKVVVVVFDSDVPDFFLTHYDFVPPLTDTTSLPNGPTGLPPLPDMLVRLSKAPVVSIVSIRGRATGVGSELALASDMRFASREKAILSQWEIGAALVPGGGPMARLPRLMGRGRALEVLLTGNDINGELAERYGYVNRALPDAELDSFVDTMARRIARFDKQSITDIKHLVDAASLPPNDAIAAEWDGFIGSVKRPAAQQRITQLMELGLQKKADVEKRLAHYTGTLGEASK from the coding sequence ATGAGACTGCAGCTATTCAATGCTGCGATCATCGTCGCCAGCATGGCGGCCACCGGCTCCTCTCTCGCCGGTGAGGCATCCGCAGCATCCGCATCGCAATCCGACAAGACTCAATCAACCCACGCGGCAAAACAGGAGATCAAGCTCACCCGCGTCACCCCCGAGTATTGGCGCGTCACCTTCCACAACCCGCCGTATAACATCTACGGCCCCGAAACCATGCCGCAGCTGAACGAGGTCGTCACGGCCATCGAGACCGATCCGAAAGTGGTGGTCGTGGTTTTCGACAGTGACGTGCCGGACTTCTTCCTCACTCACTACGACTTCGTCCCACCGCTGACTGACACCACCAGCCTGCCAAACGGCCCCACCGGCCTACCGCCGCTGCCCGACATGCTGGTTCGGTTGAGCAAGGCGCCGGTGGTTTCGATTGTGTCGATTCGCGGTCGCGCCACCGGCGTTGGCAGCGAACTGGCACTGGCCAGCGACATGCGCTTCGCCAGCCGGGAAAAAGCCATCCTCTCGCAATGGGAAATCGGCGCCGCGCTGGTGCCCGGCGGCGGTCCGATGGCGCGTCTGCCACGACTGATGGGCCGTGGTCGTGCACTCGAAGTGCTGCTCACCGGCAATGACATCAACGGCGAACTCGCCGAGCGTTACGGCTACGTCAATCGTGCGTTGCCCGACGCCGAGCTCGACAGCTTCGTCGACACCATGGCTCGACGCATCGCCCGGTTCGACAAACAGTCGATCACCGACATCAAACACCTGGTCGACGCCGCCAGCCTGCCACCGAACGACGCCATCGCCGCCGAATGGGACGGTTTCATCGGCTCGGTAAAACGCCCGGCGGCTCAGCAACGCATCACCCAGCTGATGGAGCTTGGCCTGCAGAAAAAAGCCGACGTCGAAAAACGCCTGGCGCACTACACCGGCACCTTGGGCGAGGCCTCGAAATGA
- a CDS encoding penicillin-binding protein activator LpoB encodes MQAIRNLSLALAVLFVAGCASFTGDTSPNLARNAKWGTVPMINYSQTPQAGERAEQILLSVLSSHGLQPRVYPVSTQGEQALMDDNERLAGALDWARDQKLDYVVAGSVEEWQYKNGLDGEPAVGISLRVLEASSGRVLWSKSGARAGWSRESLAGTAQTVLDKLVGALRFE; translated from the coding sequence ATGCAAGCGATTCGTAATCTGAGCCTGGCTCTGGCAGTTCTGTTTGTCGCCGGTTGCGCCAGCTTCACCGGCGACACCAGCCCTAACCTTGCGCGTAATGCGAAGTGGGGCACCGTGCCGATGATCAACTATTCGCAAACCCCGCAAGCTGGCGAGCGCGCCGAGCAAATCCTGCTCAGCGTACTCAGCAGCCACGGTCTGCAACCACGGGTTTACCCGGTCAGCACTCAAGGCGAACAAGCGCTGATGGACGACAACGAACGTCTGGCCGGCGCGCTCGATTGGGCACGCGACCAGAAGCTTGATTATGTCGTCGCCGGCAGCGTCGAAGAGTGGCAATACAAGAACGGCCTGGACGGCGAACCGGCAGTGGGCATCAGCCTGCGCGTGCTCGAAGCCAGCAGCGGTCGTGTGCTCTGGAGCAAAAGTGGCGCACGTGCGGGCTGGTCCCGTGAAAGCCTCGCCGGCACCGCGCAAACGGTGCTCGACAAACTTGTTGGCGCCCTTCGGTTCGAGTGA